The genomic DNA TATCTATAATAGTTACTTCTTGTGATACTTTTTCTAACCTTTCTTTCGTTAAAATACACTCTGGTATGGTGTTAAAAATATAATCAAATTGTAAAAGTTTTTCATCAAGTTGACTTAAAGAAATACTGGAATATCCAAATGCATTAGCCGTACTTCTTGCATCATTATTTCTTGCGCCAACACATACATTTGCATCCAAAGTGTATAATTTTTTTGCAAGTATTTGTGCACATCTTCCATAACCTAATACTAAACAGTTACTTTGATGTATATTGATTATACTTCTTTTAATAGCTTCTGCTATAGCCCCTTCAGCTGTAGCAACTGCATTTAAAATAGCAACATCATTCATTTTCATAAAATCATAAATCTGAATAGAGTGTTGCTCGCAAAATTTACAAACTTTAGTTGGTATGTTACCTCCAAATAATATTTGATTAGGAGATAAATTAATTAGCAAGTTATCAATAGTAGCATCAAGACAATCATCCGTATTTTCAATATTAACTTGATTCTTTGTAAATGGAATTGGACATAAAATAATGGAACTTTTGGATAGTGCTTCAGCTAGTGAAGTTGATTTTCCAACGATTCCATTTATAATTTCATTTGATATCCCATAAGTGACTACAGAATACCCTTTATTAATTAGTTTTTTTACCATGTACACTTGTCGCAGGTCTCCCCCAATAACAGTTATATCGTATTGATTTGACATATTGTAAGCCTCCTTTACTATATACAATATGTTTTTATCAATACATTGGTTCA from Clostridioides difficile ATCC 9689 = DSM 1296 includes the following:
- the dpsA gene encoding dipicolinate synthase subunit DpsA; its protein translation is MSNQYDITVIGGDLRQVYMVKKLINKGYSVVTYGISNEIINGIVGKSTSLAEALSKSSIILCPIPFTKNQVNIENTDDCLDATIDNLLINLSPNQILFGGNIPTKVCKFCEQHSIQIYDFMKMNDVAILNAVATAEGAIAEAIKRSIINIHQSNCLVLGYGRCAQILAKKLYTLDANVCVGARNNDARSTANAFGYSSISLSQLDEKLLQFDYIFNTIPECILTKERLEKVSQEVTIIDIASSPGGVDYSVVKEAGINATLCLGLPGKYSPKTSGEILVNAIENIINERRD